The following are encoded together in the Adhaeribacter arboris genome:
- a CDS encoding KUP/HAK/KT family potassium transporter: protein MSKNHNHSHNRLSTAGLLIALGIIYGDIGTSPLYVMKAIILSGGSIVNLELVYGGVSCVFWTITLQTTLKYVVLTLRADNNGEGGIFSLYTLVRRKAKWLIIPAIIGGSALLADGIITPPISVSSAIEGLRIINPDLPTVPIVLAILTVLFIAQSFGTQIVGKAFGPIMFIWFTMLAVLGITNILDHPEVLKAINPYHAYRLLVLYPGGFWLLGAVFLCTTGAEALYSDLGHCGRENIRISWIFVKTCLLLNYFGQAAWLSQHLNQKLGENDNPFYGVMPDWFLIIGIVIATIAAIIASQALITGSFTLIGEAIRLNLWPKVRLIYPTNVKGQLFVPSVNKLLWAGCVAVVLYFQESTNMEAAYGLSITVTMLATTILMSYYLYLKKFSKLIIYLFLGIYLTIEVSFLIANLLKFPHGGWVSVAIGLLLITVMYTWIRSFYIKRRLTEEVRLDRYIEPLKELSEDESIPKYSTHLIYMTSAERKSDIESKIIYSIFQKRPKRADIYWFLHVNTTDDPYTMEYKVHHIAKNDIIRVDFNLGFRVEQRINLYYRKVVENLVKNKEVDITSRYESLSKQNVIGDFRFVVLEKYLSVENDLPLDEKLIMQAYYYIKDFTASEDKWFGLDTSSVKIEKVPLVINPIHNVDLKRVE from the coding sequence ATGTCAAAAAACCATAATCACTCGCATAACCGGCTTTCTACGGCCGGTTTACTAATTGCTCTGGGTATTATCTACGGCGATATAGGTACTTCGCCGTTGTACGTTATGAAAGCCATCATCTTGAGTGGGGGCAGTATTGTGAATCTGGAGTTAGTTTACGGCGGCGTTTCCTGCGTTTTCTGGACGATAACCTTGCAAACCACCCTGAAATACGTGGTACTTACTTTACGGGCCGATAATAACGGGGAAGGGGGTATTTTTTCGTTGTATACTCTGGTGCGGCGCAAAGCCAAATGGCTCATTATTCCGGCTATTATCGGGGGAAGCGCTTTGCTGGCCGATGGTATTATTACGCCTCCTATTTCGGTGTCGTCGGCGATAGAAGGATTACGCATTATTAATCCCGATCTGCCCACGGTACCTATTGTACTGGCTATTTTAACGGTATTATTTATTGCGCAAAGCTTCGGTACACAAATAGTAGGTAAAGCTTTCGGACCCATCATGTTTATTTGGTTTACCATGCTGGCGGTACTGGGAATCACGAATATTCTGGATCATCCGGAAGTACTAAAAGCCATTAATCCGTATCACGCCTACCGCTTGCTGGTGCTTTACCCGGGAGGCTTTTGGCTGTTAGGCGCGGTTTTTTTGTGTACCACCGGAGCCGAAGCTTTGTACTCCGACCTAGGGCATTGCGGCCGCGAAAATATCCGGATTAGCTGGATTTTTGTAAAAACTTGTTTGCTGTTAAATTACTTTGGCCAGGCCGCCTGGTTATCGCAGCACCTGAATCAAAAACTGGGGGAGAACGACAATCCCTTTTATGGTGTCATGCCCGATTGGTTTTTAATCATCGGGATTGTTATTGCTACTATTGCCGCTATTATCGCCAGTCAGGCCTTAATTACGGGTTCTTTTACTTTAATCGGCGAAGCCATCCGGCTTAATTTGTGGCCCAAAGTACGCTTAATTTACCCTACTAATGTAAAAGGACAGTTATTTGTACCCAGCGTTAATAAATTATTGTGGGCGGGTTGCGTGGCCGTGGTACTGTACTTTCAGGAATCTACTAACATGGAAGCTGCTTACGGCTTATCCATTACGGTAACCATGCTGGCTACTACTATTTTAATGAGTTATTATTTATATCTGAAGAAATTTTCTAAGCTGATCATTTATTTATTTTTAGGTATTTATTTAACGATTGAGGTGTCTTTTCTGATAGCTAATTTACTAAAATTCCCGCACGGGGGCTGGGTATCGGTAGCTATTGGTTTGCTCCTGATTACCGTGATGTATACCTGGATTCGCTCTTTTTACATTAAGCGCCGCTTAACGGAAGAGGTAAGATTAGATCGTTATATAGAACCCTTAAAAGAATTAAGCGAAGATGAATCTATTCCCAAATACTCGACGCATTTAATATACATGACCAGTGCCGAACGTAAAAGCGATATTGAATCTAAAATTATTTATTCTATTTTTCAGAAACGCCCCAAAAGGGCCGATATCTACTGGTTTCTGCACGTAAATACCACCGACGATCCGTACACGATGGAATATAAAGTGCATCATATTGCAAAAAACGATATTATCCGGGTAGATTTTAATCTAGGCTTCCGGGTAGAGCAACGCATTAACTTATACTACCGGAAAGTGGTGGAGAACCTGGTGAAAAATAAAGAAGTGGATATTACCAGTCGGTACGAATCTTTAAGTAAACAGAATGTAATCGGCGACTTCCGGTTTGTGGTACTCGAAAAGTACTTATCCGTCGAAAATGACCTGCCTTTGGATGAAAAGCTAATTATGCAAGCCTATTATTATATTAAAGATTTTACCGCTTCCGAAGACAAGTGGTTTGGCCTGGATACCAGTTCGGTTAAAATTGAAAAAGTACCCTTAGTCATTAATCCCATCCACAATGTAGATTTAAAACGCGTAGAGTAA
- a CDS encoding tetratricopeptide repeat protein, giving the protein MEPRRFLFSLILVLWLLNLPFCCWVVKAVPVKKAQSLQQVSPLAQAEVDSLKALLSITNKEAAKIDMYGQLCFTYASTIGNLDLAYQYADSIQIVASHLKSKAGVAAAHYYYGMLARFNGKFTEAIQHLNQYLNFCQTSQDSVGQANGLFQLAVVHHELGNYDKSLEISYRAKKLYEKRGNFFGVARVCMNIGNLFTSVKKWEDAILMYNQSLTNFNRLKPDLNAKMGKLRVLVNLGNAYTETKQYNRARNFYKQSLRISYAIGSKRTAATTLSNIGEVFSALKQYDSALVYHRRALTIREQASQKDKLGANLILVGETYLFLKDYSQATHYLQRALQLGNEFGAKPILRDAYLKLSGLYSGQQNFEKALAYHQLYAALKDSVLNEETTKQLSELQTKYETEEKDKQIAILAKEKLVQQKEAQRQALQQKALVGGIVLVSVIGLLLIFLLRQRLKNQKILMAKNQEIKESNLKRQMSELEMKALRAQMNPHFIFNCMNSINRLILDGDADCASRYLVKLSKLIRLILENSEKTSVSLENELTMLDAYLQLESLRFKGRIGYEFRVEDAIDQENTFLPPMVLQPFVENAIWHGLMHKEKNEPGFIRISIEEKADRLTCVIEDNGVGREMATILEKKSIIGRKSMGLQITEERLRLLNKDKSGELIHITDLKNSLNQAVGTRVDIDVPLG; this is encoded by the coding sequence ATGGAACCTCGTCGTTTTTTATTTTCTCTTATTTTGGTACTATGGCTACTTAACCTGCCTTTTTGTTGCTGGGTAGTAAAAGCAGTTCCAGTAAAGAAAGCTCAATCTTTGCAACAAGTATCGCCCTTGGCCCAAGCCGAGGTAGACAGCTTAAAAGCACTTTTATCTATTACAAATAAAGAAGCCGCTAAAATAGATATGTACGGGCAGCTATGCTTTACCTATGCCAGCACCATTGGTAACTTAGATTTAGCTTACCAGTATGCTGATAGTATTCAAATAGTTGCCAGCCACTTAAAAAGCAAAGCGGGTGTGGCTGCCGCGCATTATTATTACGGCATGCTGGCCCGCTTTAATGGAAAATTCACCGAAGCTATTCAGCACTTAAATCAGTACCTGAACTTTTGCCAGACAAGCCAGGATTCGGTTGGACAAGCTAATGGCTTATTTCAATTGGCAGTGGTACATCATGAATTAGGCAATTATGACAAAAGCCTGGAAATTAGCTACCGGGCTAAAAAGTTATACGAAAAGCGGGGGAATTTCTTCGGGGTGGCGCGGGTATGCATGAATATTGGCAACTTATTTACGTCCGTGAAAAAGTGGGAAGATGCCATTCTCATGTACAATCAGTCCTTAACTAACTTTAACCGCCTAAAGCCTGACCTAAACGCCAAGATGGGTAAATTAAGGGTTTTGGTAAACTTAGGAAATGCCTACACCGAAACCAAACAATATAATAGAGCCCGGAATTTTTACAAACAGTCGCTCCGAATCAGCTATGCTATTGGCTCGAAGCGCACCGCCGCCACCACACTAAGTAATATTGGCGAAGTATTTAGTGCTTTAAAACAATACGATAGCGCTTTGGTGTATCATCGCCGGGCCTTAACCATCCGGGAACAGGCCTCGCAGAAAGATAAGTTGGGGGCTAATTTAATTCTGGTGGGAGAAACGTATTTATTTTTGAAAGATTATTCACAAGCAACGCATTACCTGCAAAGGGCCTTGCAATTGGGGAACGAGTTTGGCGCTAAACCCATCTTACGAGATGCTTATTTAAAACTATCGGGACTGTATTCCGGGCAGCAAAATTTTGAGAAAGCTCTTGCCTACCACCAGCTATACGCGGCTTTAAAAGATAGCGTGTTGAACGAAGAAACCACTAAGCAACTCAGCGAATTGCAAACGAAATACGAAACCGAGGAAAAAGACAAACAAATAGCTATTCTGGCGAAAGAGAAACTGGTACAGCAAAAAGAAGCCCAACGGCAAGCGCTGCAACAAAAAGCCTTGGTAGGCGGAATAGTACTAGTTAGCGTTATTGGTTTATTACTGATTTTTCTGCTGCGGCAACGGCTGAAAAATCAAAAAATATTAATGGCCAAGAACCAGGAGATTAAAGAATCCAATTTAAAGCGCCAGATGAGTGAGCTGGAAATGAAAGCTTTGCGGGCGCAAATGAATCCGCATTTTATCTTTAATTGCATGAACTCGATTAACCGACTGATTCTGGATGGCGATGCCGATTGTGCTTCGCGCTACCTCGTGAAACTTTCAAAATTAATCCGGTTGATTCTGGAAAATTCCGAAAAAACGTCGGTATCCCTGGAAAATGAGTTAACCATGCTCGACGCTTATTTGCAATTAGAAAGCCTGCGTTTTAAAGGCCGGATTGGGTATGAGTTCCGGGTAGAAGATGCCATTGACCAGGAAAATACGTTTCTACCCCCTATGGTGCTGCAACCCTTTGTTGAAAACGCCATTTGGCACGGATTAATGCACAAAGAAAAAAACGAACCCGGTTTTATTCGCATCAGCATCGAGGAAAAAGCCGATAGGCTAACCTGCGTAATCGAAGACAATGGGGTGGGCCGGGAAATGGCCACCATTCTGGAGAAAAAATCAATTATTGGTCGTAAGTCCATGGGCTTGCAAATAACCGAAGAACGGCTAAGATTATTGAATAAAGATAAATCGGGTGAGTTAATTCACATAACGGATTTAAAAAATTCGCTTAATCAGGCTGTAGGCACCCGGGTGGACATTGACGTTCCGTTAGGCTAA
- a CDS encoding LytR/AlgR family response regulator transcription factor → MIRAIIIDDEVDAREALRMTLAKYCPDVTILRCCETPPLGLEAIEILEPDLVFLDVQMPGMSGFDLLQQIKKINFAVIFVTAFDRYAIKAIKFSALDYLLKPVDVDDLMQAVQKVKAQALLSRPPYHYQSALNNSQHTSGKIEKLAVPTHDGIDFYLTDDIIYCQADGSYTTLFLKGKPKQLVCKKLIDFENLLTESGFCRVHHSSLINLKHILKYVKGEGGYVILTDNHHVDISRRKKEEFLQLLDRL, encoded by the coding sequence ATGATACGAGCTATTATAATTGATGATGAAGTAGACGCCCGGGAAGCTCTGAGAATGACTTTGGCAAAATATTGCCCGGACGTAACTATTCTCCGCTGCTGCGAAACTCCCCCACTAGGCTTGGAAGCTATTGAAATACTAGAACCCGATTTAGTTTTTCTGGATGTACAAATGCCCGGCATGTCGGGCTTTGACCTGCTGCAACAAATTAAGAAAATTAACTTTGCCGTTATCTTTGTTACCGCCTTCGACCGCTACGCCATTAAAGCTATCAAATTCAGCGCTTTGGATTACTTACTTAAGCCCGTGGATGTGGATGATCTTATGCAGGCGGTACAAAAAGTAAAAGCCCAAGCCTTATTATCCCGCCCTCCTTATCATTACCAATCGGCCCTGAATAATAGCCAACACACCTCCGGAAAAATTGAAAAACTGGCGGTTCCTACCCACGATGGCATTGATTTTTACCTGACAGATGATATTATTTATTGCCAGGCCGACGGAAGTTACACTACTTTGTTTTTAAAAGGCAAACCCAAGCAACTCGTCTGTAAGAAACTTATTGATTTTGAAAATTTACTCACCGAATCCGGCTTTTGCCGGGTCCACCATTCTTCTCTCATCAACTTAAAGCATATCCTCAAATACGTAAAAGGCGAAGGTGGCTACGTCATCCTGACCGATAACCACCACGTAGACATTTCCCGCCGGAAAAAAGAAGAATTCCTGCAATTACTAGATCGCCTTTAA
- a CDS encoding VOC family protein — translation MEINQSNRQKITPFLWFDNQAEEAMLFYTSIFKDSKINSVVRYGDAGPGPKGTVMTASFTLAGQEFTALNGGPSFKFTEAISFVVNCETQEKIDDMWEKLTAGGEESRCGWLKDKYGLSWQIVPPVLLQLLQDEDPQKAKRVMEAMMQMKKINIPALKQAAEQAYSVAE, via the coding sequence ATGGAAATCAACCAAAGTAACCGCCAAAAAATCACCCCTTTTTTATGGTTCGATAATCAAGCTGAAGAAGCCATGCTTTTTTACACTTCTATTTTTAAAGATTCTAAAATTAACAGTGTTGTTCGTTACGGCGACGCCGGACCGGGTCCGAAAGGTACCGTCATGACGGCTTCTTTTACCCTGGCCGGACAAGAATTTACGGCTTTAAACGGGGGACCAAGTTTTAAATTTACCGAAGCCATTTCGTTTGTAGTAAACTGCGAAACGCAGGAAAAAATCGACGATATGTGGGAAAAACTAACCGCTGGCGGCGAAGAAAGCCGTTGCGGCTGGCTGAAAGACAAATACGGGTTATCGTGGCAAATTGTACCTCCTGTTTTACTCCAGTTGCTGCAAGACGAGGACCCTCAAAAAGCAAAACGGGTAATGGAAGCCATGATGCAAATGAAAAAAATTAATATACCCGCGTTAAAACAAGCAGCAGAACAAGCTTATTCCGTAGCCGAATAA
- a CDS encoding glycoside hydrolase family 5 protein yields the protein MRKFLYNRNIESSFLLLSWLCFFIFSTIEVGAQTKTPSPTSFPIKRGTNISHWLSQSTRVGAERKAFFTEKDVANIAALGFDHIRLPIDEMQMWKEAGQKEPEAFVLLHNALQWCQKYKLKTVVDLHILRSHYFDATEKPLFTQAAAQERFYQCWRDLSAEMKKYPVTQVAYELMNEPVADNPEDWNKIVEKAIKVIRKNEPNRIIVVGSNRWQSHEEFDKLRIPAKDKNILLSFHYYLPFLLTHYQASWTKTAKYNGPVHYPGRTVTDEELAALPADIASLVSNYEKSHVKTVYNAEKLQQDFQKPLDFARKHGLQLYCGEWGALNTTPQADRLRWYQDMVTTLEKNNIAWANWDYKGGGFGFTNNQGENYQTEMIQILTGKDVSAQK from the coding sequence ATGAGAAAATTTCTTTATAACCGAAATATTGAGTCAAGTTTCCTGTTATTATCCTGGCTGTGCTTTTTTATTTTTAGTACGATAGAAGTGGGAGCGCAAACGAAAACTCCTAGCCCGACATCATTTCCTATAAAACGCGGTACCAATATCAGCCATTGGTTGTCGCAGAGTACCAGGGTAGGAGCCGAGCGGAAAGCTTTTTTTACGGAGAAAGATGTAGCCAATATTGCTGCCCTGGGTTTTGATCATATCCGGTTGCCGATTGATGAAATGCAAATGTGGAAGGAAGCGGGTCAGAAAGAACCCGAAGCATTTGTTCTTTTGCACAATGCTTTACAATGGTGTCAGAAGTATAAATTAAAAACCGTTGTGGACCTGCATATTTTGCGTTCTCATTATTTCGATGCCACCGAAAAGCCACTCTTTACCCAAGCGGCAGCGCAAGAACGTTTTTACCAGTGCTGGCGCGACCTTTCGGCCGAAATGAAAAAATACCCGGTTACGCAGGTAGCTTACGAATTAATGAACGAACCCGTAGCGGATAATCCGGAAGACTGGAATAAAATTGTCGAAAAAGCAATAAAGGTCATCCGGAAGAATGAGCCTAACCGGATAATTGTAGTAGGCTCTAACCGGTGGCAATCGCACGAGGAATTTGATAAGCTTCGGATACCCGCCAAGGATAAAAATATTCTGTTAAGCTTTCATTATTATCTGCCTTTTCTGCTCACGCACTACCAAGCCAGTTGGACCAAAACCGCAAAATACAACGGACCAGTACATTACCCGGGACGCACCGTGACCGACGAAGAATTGGCGGCCTTACCCGCCGACATAGCCAGCCTAGTTTCTAATTACGAGAAGAGCCACGTGAAAACGGTATATAACGCCGAAAAATTGCAGCAGGATTTTCAAAAACCCTTAGATTTTGCCCGTAAGCACGGCTTACAATTATACTGTGGAGAGTGGGGCGCTCTAAATACCACGCCCCAAGCCGACCGCTTGCGCTGGTACCAGGATATGGTTACGACCTTAGAGAAAAACAACATTGCCTGGGCTAATTGGGATTATAAAGGGGGCGGCTTTGGCTTCACGAACAACCAGGGCGAAAATTACCAAACCGAGATGATTCAGATTTTAACGGGTAAAGACGTAAGCGCCCAAAAATAA
- a CDS encoding alpha-amylase codes for MNGVMFQGFHYFLDKTFPESNGRNLWEFLKDEAAYLSRSGIYAVWIPPPYKAEGKNSVGYDVYDHFDLGEFNIKGRPQIATKYGDKTQLLEAITALHNAGIQVYADVVLNHKSGGEADGEFWEAIRVEPENRAYERWGNGFEEGKIDIRAYTIFQNSTRGDKYSAFKWRVKHFDSVDTVVEIRQNGNSFPKDSRGYIYRYLCNEPGYDPPCKNFERWVSLEKGNYDYLTSSDIDFGRYDVREEMKYWGEWLVKELNLDGVRLDAVKHISGNYVREWLGHVRAKTQKKLFAVAEYIASETKYLHEYISIMSAPDSFPQTITLFDFPLRFKFREASWKGELFDLRELNYGILMVEQPTMAVTFVENHDYEYGRQVDSHVKEWFKPLGYAFILLRQAGYPCVFFPDLYGSVTTGDHQGQPSGKNYLELLLKLRQQFALGEERYSAEANVAGWVRVGFVPRAKGAMVTVINNSFNKVKAINVNTGRTNKQFYHLATIKWTPGGFLVVNNRYEQYGDKAQELWTDAEGWGNFPADGGSVSIWLEEGTQLD; via the coding sequence ATGAACGGAGTGATGTTTCAGGGCTTTCATTATTTTTTAGACAAAACTTTCCCGGAAAGCAATGGCCGGAATCTATGGGAGTTTTTGAAAGATGAAGCGGCTTATTTAAGTCGCAGCGGCATTTATGCTGTTTGGATTCCGCCGCCTTACAAAGCCGAAGGCAAAAACAGCGTGGGGTATGATGTGTACGACCATTTTGATCTGGGTGAATTTAATATAAAAGGCAGACCCCAAATAGCTACAAAATACGGCGACAAAACGCAACTACTCGAAGCCATTACCGCCCTGCATAATGCGGGTATTCAGGTTTACGCCGATGTGGTATTAAATCATAAAAGCGGGGGCGAAGCTGATGGCGAATTCTGGGAAGCCATCCGGGTAGAACCGGAAAATCGTGCTTATGAACGCTGGGGCAATGGTTTTGAAGAAGGCAAAATAGATATCCGGGCCTATACCATATTTCAGAACAGCACCCGCGGCGATAAGTATTCTGCTTTTAAATGGCGGGTAAAACATTTTGATAGCGTAGATACGGTAGTAGAAATCCGCCAGAACGGTAATTCTTTCCCAAAAGATAGCCGCGGATATATTTACCGGTATTTGTGTAACGAACCCGGCTACGATCCTCCCTGCAAGAATTTTGAACGATGGGTTTCTTTAGAAAAAGGAAATTACGATTACCTGACGAGTAGTGACATAGATTTTGGCCGCTACGATGTGCGGGAAGAAATGAAGTATTGGGGCGAGTGGCTGGTGAAAGAGCTTAACCTGGATGGGGTAAGACTGGACGCAGTAAAACATATTAGCGGCAATTACGTGCGGGAGTGGCTCGGACACGTACGGGCAAAAACGCAGAAAAAATTATTTGCCGTGGCAGAATATATTGCCAGCGAAACCAAATACTTGCATGAATATATCTCTATCATGTCAGCACCGGATAGTTTTCCGCAAACCATTACTTTATTCGATTTTCCCTTGCGGTTTAAATTTAGGGAGGCTAGTTGGAAAGGAGAACTTTTTGATCTTCGGGAATTGAATTACGGTATCTTAATGGTCGAACAACCCACGATGGCGGTAACTTTTGTCGAAAACCATGATTATGAATATGGCCGCCAAGTAGATTCGCACGTAAAAGAATGGTTTAAACCGCTAGGCTATGCTTTTATTTTGCTCCGGCAGGCCGGCTATCCGTGCGTATTTTTTCCGGATCTTTATGGCTCCGTAACCACCGGCGATCACCAGGGGCAACCTTCCGGAAAAAACTACCTGGAATTATTACTTAAACTCCGGCAACAATTTGCCTTAGGAGAGGAGCGCTATTCTGCCGAGGCCAACGTAGCGGGTTGGGTGCGGGTGGGTTTTGTACCCAGAGCAAAAGGCGCCATGGTTACGGTAATCAACAACAGTTTTAATAAAGTGAAGGCCATAAACGTAAATACTGGCCGGACAAATAAACAATTTTATCACTTAGCTACCATAAAATGGACACCCGGCGGCTTTCTGGTGGTAAATAATCGCTATGAACAATACGGCGACAAAGCCCAAGAATTATGGACGGATGCAGAAGGCTGGGGCAATTTTCCGGCCGATGGCGGTTCAGTGAGTATTTGGCTGGAAGAAGGTACTCAACTCGATTAA
- a CDS encoding zinc-dependent alcohol dehydrogenase, with protein sequence MLAMDYRGPKRVRVSQKPMPEIKHPEDAIVRVTRSCICGSDLHLYNGNVPDTRVGTTFGHEFIGVVEEIGSEVTKLKVGDHVLVPFNIACGRCHFCKQGLFGNCHESNPMATAVGGIFGYSHTAGGFHGGQAEYVRVPYANVGPTVIPEGMDPDDAVLLTDVVPTGYQAAEMGGIQPGDTVVVFGAGPVGIMAAKCSWLFGAGRVIVIDHVDYRLEFVRNYAQCEAYNFREMEDPVVFIKKTTDWMGADVVIDAVGAEAAGNTMQTITGRKTLMQAGSATALHWAINSVKKGGIVSIVGVYGPTDNLVPIGNVLNKGLTIRANQASVKRLLPRLIEHVQNGILNPKALITHRIPLEEVADGYRLFSAKLDNCIKPVLIPPSARM encoded by the coding sequence ATGCTAGCAATGGATTACCGGGGACCTAAGCGGGTCCGTGTCAGTCAGAAACCAATGCCCGAAATTAAGCACCCCGAGGATGCAATTGTTCGGGTTACCCGTTCTTGTATTTGCGGGTCAGATTTACATTTATACAATGGCAACGTACCCGACACCCGTGTGGGTACTACTTTTGGTCACGAGTTTATTGGGGTAGTAGAAGAAATAGGTTCGGAAGTAACGAAACTGAAAGTGGGCGATCATGTACTCGTACCCTTTAATATCGCCTGCGGCAGATGCCATTTTTGTAAACAAGGTTTGTTTGGTAACTGTCACGAATCTAACCCAATGGCGACGGCAGTAGGCGGTATTTTTGGCTATTCGCATACGGCAGGTGGATTCCATGGCGGGCAGGCAGAGTACGTGCGGGTGCCTTACGCCAACGTGGGCCCCACCGTAATTCCGGAAGGTATGGACCCGGATGATGCTGTTCTGTTAACCGACGTGGTACCTACGGGTTACCAGGCCGCCGAAATGGGCGGTATTCAGCCCGGTGATACGGTAGTGGTATTTGGGGCCGGTCCGGTGGGTATTATGGCCGCCAAATGTTCCTGGTTGTTTGGCGCCGGCCGGGTGATCGTAATTGACCATGTGGATTATCGTTTGGAGTTTGTCCGGAATTACGCGCAATGCGAGGCCTACAACTTCAGAGAAATGGAAGACCCGGTAGTATTTATAAAAAAGACCACCGATTGGATGGGCGCCGACGTCGTAATTGATGCCGTAGGTGCCGAAGCGGCCGGTAATACCATGCAAACCATTACCGGGCGTAAAACTTTAATGCAGGCGGGTTCGGCTACTGCTTTGCACTGGGCCATTAACTCGGTTAAAAAAGGCGGAATTGTTTCGATTGTAGGCGTTTATGGCCCAACGGATAATCTGGTGCCTATTGGTAACGTGCTGAATAAAGGCTTAACTATCCGGGCGAACCAAGCATCGGTAAAACGTTTATTACCCCGCTTGATCGAACACGTTCAAAACGGAATTTTAAACCCGAAAGCCTTAATTACCCACCGGATTCCGTTAGAAGAAGTAGCCGATGGCTACCGCTTGTTCTCCGCCAAATTAGATAATTGCATTAAACCGGTTTTAATCCCACCATCAGCCAGAATGTAA
- a CDS encoding glutamate synthase subunit beta, with protein MGKPTGFMEFGRELPKKRDPKLRVNDYNELYEPFGEDKVQTQAARCMDCGVPFCHSGCPLGNIIPDFNDAVYEQNWELAAEILFSTNNFPEFTGRICPAPCEAACVLGINKPPVAIEEIEKNIAEVAFERGYVRAKEPPVRTGKKVAVIGSGPAGLAAAAQLNAAGHSVTVFERADKVGGLLRYGIPDFKLEKWVVERRLKVMEDEGVVFKTNANVGENIKVADVMRSFDAILLTGGSTVPRDLSIPGRNLKGVHFAMEFLTQQNGRISGKEFAPEEEIWATGKNVVVIGGGDTGSDCVGTSNRHRAKSITQIEVLAKPPQDRDTSTPWPNWPMQLRTSTSHEEGCDRNWALTTKEFIGDENGNLVSLKMAQMDWVTSAPGEKPKFQEVTGSERIIPCELALLAIGFVHPQHNGMIQELGVELDDRGNVKAADNFQTSVPKVFTAGDMRRGQSLVVWAISEGREAARNIDIFLTGSTKLEARDISMLNTATLV; from the coding sequence ATGGGTAAGCCAACTGGATTTATGGAATTTGGCAGAGAGCTGCCGAAAAAAAGAGACCCTAAACTTCGGGTCAACGATTATAACGAGCTATACGAGCCTTTCGGCGAAGATAAAGTACAAACCCAGGCCGCTCGCTGCATGGATTGTGGCGTACCTTTTTGCCACAGCGGTTGCCCGCTGGGTAATATTATTCCGGATTTCAACGATGCGGTGTACGAGCAAAACTGGGAACTAGCCGCCGAAATATTATTTTCTACGAACAATTTTCCGGAGTTCACCGGCCGGATTTGCCCGGCCCCTTGCGAAGCCGCTTGTGTATTAGGCATCAATAAACCGCCGGTAGCCATTGAGGAAATTGAGAAGAACATTGCCGAGGTAGCTTTTGAAAGAGGATACGTCCGTGCCAAAGAACCGCCCGTCCGTACCGGAAAAAAAGTAGCTGTAATTGGTTCTGGTCCCGCTGGATTAGCGGCCGCAGCTCAACTGAATGCTGCCGGCCATTCGGTAACAGTTTTTGAACGAGCCGATAAAGTAGGTGGTTTACTGCGTTATGGTATTCCGGATTTTAAACTGGAAAAATGGGTAGTAGAGCGCCGCTTGAAAGTAATGGAAGACGAAGGGGTAGTATTTAAAACGAACGCCAACGTAGGTGAAAACATTAAAGTAGCCGATGTAATGCGCTCGTTCGATGCTATACTTTTAACCGGAGGTTCCACTGTTCCCCGCGACTTATCTATTCCGGGCCGTAACTTAAAAGGAGTGCATTTTGCCATGGAGTTCTTAACTCAGCAGAACGGCCGGATAAGCGGAAAAGAATTTGCGCCGGAAGAAGAAATTTGGGCGACGGGTAAGAACGTGGTAGTAATTGGTGGGGGTGATACGGGTTCCGACTGTGTAGGAACTTCTAATCGCCACCGGGCTAAATCTATTACGCAAATTGAAGTGTTGGCTAAGCCACCGCAAGATCGGGATACTTCTACGCCGTGGCCAAACTGGCCCATGCAATTGCGTACTTCCACTTCCCACGAAGAAGGTTGTGACCGGAACTGGGCATTAACCACCAAAGAATTTATTGGGGATGAAAATGGTAACTTAGTAAGCCTGAAAATGGCGCAGATGGATTGGGTAACTTCGGCTCCCGGAGAAAAACCAAAATTCCAGGAAGTAACCGGGTCAGAACGCATTATTCCTTGTGAACTGGCTTTGTTGGCGATTGGCTTCGTGCATCCGCAGCACAATGGTATGATTCAGGAGTTAGGCGTTGAACTCGACGACCGCGGAAATGTAAAAGCCGCCGATAATTTTCAGACATCCGTACCAAAAGTATTTACTGCCGGCGATATGCGCCGCGGACAATCCTTAGTAGTTTGGGCAATTTCGGAAGGTCGGGAAGCTGCCCGTAACATTGATATTTTCCTGACTGGTTCTACAAAGTTAGAAGCGCGTGATATCTCTATGCTGAATACGGCCACTTTAGTATAA